In Calypte anna isolate BGI_N300 chromosome 33, bCalAnn1_v1.p, whole genome shotgun sequence, a single genomic region encodes these proteins:
- the LOC103533018 gene encoding inhibin beta C chain-like: TLREAAPSARVHLNPGRAAPRLPRARDGLLRDQRGVYLAPDQPIFVATSGERSLPPSQLLRSWVLQPRSPLSRPQRCCPSLSPVYQPAGGTQFAEIPPRAPSCHLLAPEMTTTMFFLLLSLPRLAAPKGLGCPGCGLAAPVPSTQRDILIALAKQSILSELRLPDRPNITQHTSRGTLLTALRRMRAQHRDVALSLAVPQDSNIRHPHPGMGVQEYEILSFAESGSSTSRSIRLHFHFTQELGGSTEILQATLYLFWEALSPGTHPVTVRLLQPDPMGPNMTVASEMQLVIHRAGWATLDVGPALQSLFDQGTQSLTVELEVPEDSGSPLLAGHSDSHWPFVAAQAQARTPHGVQRRSTDCGGDSGMCCRQEFFVDFKEIGWEDWIIQPEGYHMNYCSGICPLHMAGIPGLAASFHTAVLSLIKANNADAAGDSCCVPTQRRPLSLLYYDRDSNIVKTDIPDMIVDACGCT; this comes from the exons ACCCTCCGAGAGGCTGCGCCGTCTGCCCGGGTCCACCTTAACCCGGGACGAGCTGCCCCGAGGCTGCCCCGTGCCCGGGATGGGCTCCTACGGGATCAGAGGGGCGTTTATCTTGCCCCAGATCAGCCAATATTTGTGGCCACGTCAGGAGAACgatcccttcctccctctcagcTCCTGCGGAGTTGGGTCCTGCAGCCTCGCTCTCCGCTTTCCCGGCCCCAGCGCTGCTGTCCCAGTTTGAGTCCAGTTTATCAGCCAGCAGGAGGAACGCAATTTGCTGAGATCCCTCCCCGGGCCCCGAGCTGCCACCTCCTGGCACCGGAGATGACAACCACGATGTTTTTCCTGCTCCTGAGCCTTCCGAGATTGGCGGCTCCCAAAGGACTGGGGTGTCCGGGCTGCGGGCTGGCggctcctgtccccagcacccagcgGGACATCCTCATCGCCCTGGCGAAGCAGAGCATCCTCTCCGAGCTCCGCTTGCCGGACAGACCCAACATCACCCAGCACACATCCCGGGGGACCCTGCTGACCGCTCTCCGCAGGATGCGTGCGCAGCACCGGGACGTGGCCCTGTCCCTGGCGGTGCCCCAGGACAGCAACATCCGACACCCGCATCCCGGGATGGGTGTGCAGGAATACGAGATCTTGAGCTTTGCCGAGTCAG GGTCCTCCACCTCCCGCAGCATTCGCCTACATTTCCACTTCACCCAAGAGCTGGGTGGGAGCACTGAGATCCTGCAAGCCACCCTCTACCTCTTCTGGGAAGCCCTTAGTCCCGGGACTCACCCTGTAACAGTCAGACTCTTGCAGCCAGATCCAATGGGACCGAACATGACCGTGGCCAGTGAGATGCAGCTGGTGATCCATCGGGCTGGCTGGGCCACGTTGGACGTGGGTCCAGCTCTCCAGAGCCTCTTTGACCAAGGGACACAAAGTCTCACTGTGGAGCTGGAAGTGCCGGAGGACTCGGGGTCTCCCCTCCTGGCTGGCCACAGTGATTCCCACTGGCCATTTGTAGCAGCCCAAGCCCAAGCCAGGACACCCCACGGGGTCCAGCGGCGCAGCACGGATTGCGGAGGGGACTCCGGGATGTGCTGTCGCCAGGAATTCTTTGTGGACTTCAAGGAGATCGGCTGGGAGGACTGGATTATCCAGCCAGAGGGGTATCACATGAACTACTGCTCAGGGATCTGCCCCCTGCACATGGCTGGAatccctgggctggctgcttCCTTCCACACAGCTGTCCTCAGCCTCATCAAAGCCAACAACGCGGATGCAGCCGGGGATTCCTGTTGTGTCCCCACCCAGCGCCGTCCCCTCTCGCTGCTCTACTACGACCGGGACAGCAACATTGTCAAGACTGACATCCCTGACATGATTGTTGATGCCTGTGGTTGTACCTGA